A stretch of Myxococcus hansupus DNA encodes these proteins:
- a CDS encoding transglycosylase domain-containing protein → MRGKRVFIVMAWLLGIGLVVPLAAVECVYRTALSRVPALPQKVTGPSLPAAWNQGAWVHSEHTATLRVHPVWPSTVIFTLAKGVLHEPPSRSTRDDAYPPGFKLAKLVARLWSHQLSNEYKRAPGALEQLALTLWLTRNWSAEELLAFEAHHLWFGRRLFGVSAAADAMLNKDMAQLDHSDVAFLLATSEKSWDVECDPDRLRRRRDALLEGLAAAGMVTQAEAEAARLAPWPLASTAAGALCTER, encoded by the coding sequence ATGCGCGGAAAACGGGTCTTCATCGTCATGGCGTGGCTGCTGGGCATCGGGCTCGTGGTGCCCTTGGCCGCGGTGGAGTGCGTCTACCGGACCGCGCTCTCGCGGGTGCCCGCGCTGCCCCAGAAGGTGACGGGTCCCTCCCTGCCAGCGGCCTGGAACCAGGGAGCGTGGGTTCACAGCGAGCACACCGCGACGCTTCGCGTGCACCCCGTCTGGCCCAGCACCGTCATCTTCACGTTGGCGAAGGGGGTGCTTCACGAGCCCCCGTCGCGAAGCACGCGTGACGACGCATATCCCCCGGGCTTCAAGCTCGCGAAGCTCGTCGCCCGCCTGTGGTCTCATCAGCTTTCGAATGAATACAAGCGGGCCCCTGGCGCACTCGAGCAACTGGCGCTGACGCTCTGGCTCACGCGGAACTGGAGCGCGGAGGAGTTGCTCGCCTTCGAGGCGCACCACCTCTGGTTTGGTCGGCGCCTGTTTGGCGTATCCGCCGCGGCGGACGCAATGCTGAACAAGGACATGGCCCAGCTCGACCATTCGGATGTGGCCTTCCTGCTCGCCACCTCCGAGAAGTCCTGGGACGTCGAGTGCGACCCCGACCGGCTCCGGCGACGGCGTGACGCACTGCTGGAAGGGTTGGCCGCGGCGGGCATGGTGACGCAGGCGGAAGCCGAGGCCGCACGCCTGGCGCCCTGGCCCCTGGCGTCGACCGCCGCGGGCGCGTTGTGCACTGAGCGCTGA
- a CDS encoding cyclic-phosphate processing receiver domain-containing protein: MKVYLDDERATPEGWVRVWWPEEAISLLESGQVTELSLDHDLGDDAHGTGYDVLLWLEEAVATRGFVPPRVQLHSANSSARQKMVLAIARIERFAQEQRGG, from the coding sequence ATGAAAGTCTATCTGGACGATGAGCGCGCCACGCCGGAGGGCTGGGTGCGCGTGTGGTGGCCCGAGGAGGCCATCTCCCTGCTGGAGAGCGGGCAGGTGACGGAGCTGAGCCTGGACCACGACCTGGGCGATGACGCGCACGGCACGGGGTACGACGTCCTGCTGTGGCTGGAGGAGGCCGTGGCGACCCGTGGCTTCGTGCCGCCACGGGTCCAGCTGCATTCGGCGAACAGCTCCGCGCGCCAGAAGATGGTGCTGGCGATCGCTCGCATCGAGCGCTTCGCCCAGGAACAGCGGGGCGGGTGA
- a CDS encoding TipAS antibiotic-recognition domain-containing protein gives MFEKHCTPEQLQQLQARREALGEDAIRQVEAEWPQLIARVRAEMDQGTDPTSEPVRALAARWRELLTAFTGGDPGIQRALSAMHQQEPAAASKHGLDPQLFEYIGKAMACLDGLVSPR, from the coding sequence ATGTTCGAGAAGCACTGCACGCCGGAGCAGCTTCAGCAGTTGCAGGCTCGCCGGGAGGCCCTGGGCGAGGACGCGATTCGTCAGGTCGAAGCCGAGTGGCCCCAGCTCATCGCCCGCGTCCGCGCGGAGATGGACCAGGGCACGGACCCCACGAGCGAGCCGGTGCGCGCGTTGGCGGCGCGCTGGCGCGAGCTGCTGACGGCTTTCACGGGAGGAGACCCCGGCATCCAGCGGGCCTTGTCGGCGATGCATCAACAGGAGCCCGCCGCCGCCTCGAAGCACGGCTTGGACCCCCAGCTCTTCGAGTACATCGGCAAGGCGATGGCCTGTCTGGACGGGCTGGTCTCGCCGCGGTGA